The following coding sequences lie in one Phragmites australis chromosome 8, lpPhrAust1.1, whole genome shotgun sequence genomic window:
- the LOC133925941 gene encoding uncharacterized protein LOC133925941, which translates to MAAPLVRYLRRLTGQPAVDGRDPAIGAHRQQLLIDSGRVIMLLGAIVLTHQLGTGAAASGNTEHVLLAFVLWLLGAALAMLSLVARQFPRLAAAGANLARALRSYLLGGL; encoded by the coding sequence ATGGCTGCCCCACTAGTCCGCTACCTCCGACGTCTCACCGGGCAGCCCGCAGTGGACGGGCGCGACCCCGCGATCGGTGCCCACCGCCAGCAGCTGCTCATCGACTCCGGCCGCGTCATCATGCTGCTCGGCGCCATCGTCCTCACGCACCAGCTGGGCACAGGCGCGGCCGCGTCCGGCAACACGGAGCACGTGCTCCTCGCCTTCGTCCTCTGGCTGCTCGGCGCGGCGCTTGCGATGCTGTCGCTCGTCGCCCGGCAGTTCCCCAGGCTCGCGGCAGCCGGCGCCAATCTCGCGAGGGCGCTCCGCAGCTACTTGCTTGGCGGTCTTTGA
- the LOC133926958 gene encoding uncharacterized protein LOC133926958 yields the protein MEKKKVAVPLVCHGHSRPVVDLFYSPVTPDGYFLISASKDTNPMLRNGETGDWIGTFQGHKGAVWSCCLDRNALRAASASADFSAKVWDALTGDELHSFEHKHIVRSCAYSEDTHLLLTGGMEKILRVYDMNRPDAAPRELDKSPGSVRTAAWLHSDQTILSSCTDMGGVRLWDVRSGKIVQTLETKAPVTSAEVSHDGRFITTADGSSVKFWDANHFGLVKSYEMPCTVESASLEPKSGSKFVTGGEDLWVHVFDFFTGEEIACNKGHHGPVHCVRFAPGGESYASGSEDGTIRIWQVSPANADDNEAVSANGKPNIGVDEAAQKIEGFHIPKEGQTEG from the exons atggagaagaagaaggtggcggTCCCGCTGGTGTGCCACGGCCACTCGCGGCCCGTGGTGGACCTCTTCTACAGCCCCGTCACGCCCGACGGCTACTTCCTCATCAGCGCCAGCAAGG ACACAAATCCAATGCTTCGTAATGGTGAGACTGGCGACTGGATTGGGACTTTTCAAGGTCATAAAGGTGCTGTTTGGAGCTGTTGTCTTGACAGAAATGCTCTGCGTGCTGCATCTGCTTCAGCTGACTTTTCAGC TAAAGTATGGGATGCACTAACTGGTGATGAGCTACATTCATTTGAACACAAGCATATAGTCCGGTCCTGTGCCTATTCTGAG GATACCCACCTGTTACTCACTGGAGGCATGGAAAAGATTTTGCGTGTGTACGATATGAATCGTCCTGATGCAGCTCCAAGAGAGCTTGACAAATCACCCGGTTCTGTCCGAACTGCTGCTTGGCTTCACAGTGACCAAACGATATTAAGTTCCTGCACTGATATGGGTGGAGTAAG GCTATGGGATGTGAGGAGTGGAAAAATTGTCCAAACTCTTGAAACCAAGGCACCTGTCACTAGTGCAGAAGTAAGCCATGATGGCAGGTTCATCACTACTGCTGATGGATCAAGTGTAAAATTTTGGGATGCAAATCA CTTTGGGCTTGTTAAAAGCTATGAAATGCCATGCACTGTGGAGTCAGCTTCACTTGAACCAAAGTCTGGGAGCAAATTTGTCACTGGAGGAGAAGATTTGTGGGTTCATGTATTTGATTTCTTCACTGGCGAAGAAATAG CTTGTAACAAAGGGCATCATGGGCCAGTCCACTGCGTCCGGTTTGCACCTGGTGGTGAATCATATGCATCAGGATCAGAAGATGGCACCATCCGGATCTGGCAGGTTAGCCCGGCTAACGCTGATGACAATGAGGCGGTCAGTGCAAATGGCAAGCCGAATATTGGGGTAGACGAGGCTGCACAGAAGATTGAAGGCTTCCACATCCCCAAGGAGGGGCAGACCGAGGGGTAG
- the LOC133926959 gene encoding DNA-directed RNA polymerases II, IV and V subunit 11-like: MNAPDRYERFVGSEVSYERDTKIVNAASFTIEREDHTIGNILRMQLHRDPNVLFAGYKLPHPLQYKIIVRIHTTSQSSPTQAYTQAINDVDKELEYLKQAFEVCF; this comes from the exons ATGAATGCCCCGGATCGCTATGAGCGCTTTGTCGGAAGTGA GGTGTCGTATGAGCGGGATACAAAGATTGTGAATGCTGCATCGTTCACCATCGAGCGTGAGGACCACACCATTGGCAACATCCTTCGCAT GCAGCTACACAGGGACCCAAATGTGCTCTTTGCTGGCTATAAGCTCCCTCACCCTCTTCAGTACAAGATTATTGTTAGG ATCCATACTACAAGCCAGTCCTCCCCGACACAGGCCTACACCCAGGCAATCAATGATGTTGACAAGGAGCTTGAGTACCTCAAGCAAGCTTTTGAGGTCTGTTTCTGA